A part of Melittangium boletus DSM 14713 genomic DNA contains:
- a CDS encoding DUF2380 domain-containing protein, with product MRAAPLRVLWASLLLALSTGCLALTPPPSQGMNLRYTPREAVTPAAERSGLEAPRSFAPAPETETPQRQHWRRASREEVTVVGSDSTEKAAQQGALAAQLAFRNAVLHVSGSTRRLSSEFSRLKASEQGIGDENGTFVRYVDYGAQQPRWIDAQLAAATRLANAASEVEDPDMQLALLRLAGPRMEAAMMGSLLLAVWLDLLNLTDSVLTQHTYSMERMFADMLRWQEMLEPAMTAFSSLEPGQVEAATQDVPALVGHLTGELAATLETMRKGAENVTKMLVLKDTIEALTMLPALKFSLPSVPPSAPALLGIGLSVGGNGVMMGTRLVVSAEWVEMMRQLVRAGVLSLPVVSAAVRIQAGQVMLAQAHHELPRGVREALGDGPEVRGMRMTGRAGAGMAEPPRHHVLPQEFREWFEKRGFTGEMDIDQFCVEMEQAHHEAIHGGGNWHLGRTWPDEWNQMIMSVLRQAEAKAGRMLTPNATLKLVEREMRRYKIPMNFVPGRRQ from the coding sequence ATGCGCGCGGCTCCACTCCGAGTCTTGTGGGCGAGCCTGCTGCTCGCCCTGTCCACCGGCTGCCTGGCACTGACACCACCACCCAGCCAGGGGATGAACCTGCGCTACACGCCACGAGAGGCCGTTACACCCGCGGCCGAGAGGTCAGGCCTCGAGGCTCCTCGCTCCTTCGCTCCAGCGCCTGAGACCGAAACACCGCAGCGGCAGCACTGGCGCCGGGCCTCCCGGGAGGAGGTGACGGTTGTGGGCTCGGACAGCACCGAGAAAGCCGCGCAACAGGGAGCCCTCGCGGCCCAGCTGGCCTTTCGCAATGCCGTTCTCCACGTGTCGGGCTCCACCCGCCGCCTCTCCAGCGAGTTCTCCAGACTCAAGGCCAGTGAGCAGGGCATTGGCGACGAAAACGGCACCTTCGTTCGCTACGTCGATTACGGCGCCCAGCAACCGCGGTGGATTGACGCCCAGCTCGCCGCCGCCACCCGGCTGGCCAATGCCGCTTCGGAGGTAGAAGACCCGGACATGCAGCTCGCCCTGCTGCGCCTCGCTGGCCCACGGATGGAGGCCGCCATGATGGGCTCGCTCCTGCTCGCCGTCTGGCTCGACTTGCTCAACCTCACCGACTCCGTGCTCACCCAGCACACCTACAGCATGGAGAGGATGTTCGCGGACATGTTGCGTTGGCAGGAGATGCTCGAGCCTGCCATGACGGCGTTCTCCTCACTGGAGCCCGGACAGGTGGAGGCCGCGACGCAAGACGTCCCCGCGCTTGTAGGCCATCTCACGGGCGAACTCGCCGCAACGCTCGAGACCATGCGCAAGGGGGCGGAGAACGTCACGAAGATGCTGGTGCTCAAGGATACCATCGAGGCGCTCACCATGCTCCCGGCGTTGAAGTTCTCGCTGCCCTCGGTGCCTCCGTCCGCTCCCGCCCTGCTCGGCATTGGACTCTCCGTGGGAGGCAACGGCGTGATGATGGGCACGCGGCTGGTCGTGTCCGCCGAGTGGGTGGAGATGATGCGCCAGTTGGTACGGGCAGGCGTCCTTTCACTACCCGTCGTCAGTGCCGCGGTCCGGATTCAGGCGGGCCAGGTAATGCTGGCGCAGGCCCACCACGAGCTGCCCAGGGGCGTGCGCGAGGCACTGGGTGATGGACCCGAGGTACGGGGCATGCGGATGACGGGCCGAGCGGGAGCCGGCATGGCCGAGCCGCCACGGCATCACGTCCTGCCGCAAGAGTTCCGCGAGTGGTTCGAGAAGCGCGGCTTCACCGGCGAAATGGACATCGACCAGTTCTGCGTCGAGATGGAGCAGGCGCACCACGAGGCCATCCATGGCGGCGGTAACTGGCATCTCGGTCGCACATGGCCCGACGAGTGGAATCAGATGATCATGAGCGTCCTGCGCCAAGCCGAGGCCAAGGCAGGCCGGATGTTGACGCCGAATGCGACCCTGAAACTCGTCGAAAGAGAGATGCGTCGCTATAAAATCCCGATGAACTTCGTCCCCGGGAGACGGCAATGA
- a CDS encoding NUDIX hydrolase: protein MNEGRSWRGHWAARLYERVRERGFSSLTAFADAYPTLPLVELAEELGDDLNAVQVFKGLVEEAERSHQVTRLVRGQLVRELYESFPNGWPAQMDDEARLEVAMALGSWFGFTPVTHQQRVDRASDALLATPPPPGWRPLGPDDELLRALLPDEEV, encoded by the coding sequence ATGAACGAGGGCCGTTCCTGGCGGGGCCACTGGGCTGCCCGCCTGTATGAGCGGGTCCGTGAGCGAGGTTTCAGTTCACTCACCGCCTTCGCTGACGCATACCCTACCCTCCCACTGGTTGAACTGGCCGAGGAACTGGGGGACGACCTCAACGCGGTGCAAGTCTTCAAGGGGCTGGTTGAGGAGGCAGAACGAAGCCATCAGGTGACTCGCTTGGTGCGCGGCCAACTCGTGCGTGAACTGTACGAGAGCTTCCCCAACGGCTGGCCGGCCCAAATGGACGACGAAGCCCGCCTGGAAGTTGCCATGGCGCTCGGCTCTTGGTTTGGCTTCACCCCAGTCACTCATCAGCAGCGCGTCGACCGGGCCAGCGATGCACTCCTCGCTACACCGCCGCCACCCGGCTGGCGCCCACTCGGCCCCGACGACGAGCTATTGCGCGCGCTCCTGCCCGACGAGGAAGTCTAA
- a CDS encoding AraC family transcriptional regulator has translation MALDPLSEVLSLLKPRGYVSAGLDAGGDWALQFPSHEGIKFNALLHGTCWLSVEGDPRSYRLEAGDCFLLTRGRPFTLATDPSLDTTDARTIYAAARGGIATHNGGGDLLLVGVRFAFAAEHADLLFGSLPSVVHVRQASDQALVLRWALERLTTELREPQPGGFLVAEHLAHIMLVQVLRLYLTSREPQDTTRVGWFFALSDRHLSAVVGALHAEPARPWTVEELARIAGMSRSTFAMKFKQGVGLSPMDYLTRWRMRLAGDRLRHSGENVSSIAMSLGYESESAFSTAFKRVMSCSPGQYRRGRNLTAP, from the coding sequence GTGGCCCTGGATCCTCTCTCCGAAGTCCTCTCACTCCTCAAGCCCCGCGGGTATGTCTCCGCCGGCCTCGATGCCGGGGGTGACTGGGCGCTCCAGTTCCCTTCCCACGAGGGCATCAAGTTCAACGCGCTGCTCCATGGCACCTGTTGGCTCTCCGTCGAGGGCGATCCGCGCTCCTACCGGCTCGAGGCGGGCGATTGCTTCCTGCTCACCCGGGGCCGTCCCTTCACGCTCGCCACGGATCCGTCCCTCGACACCACCGACGCCCGGACGATCTACGCGGCCGCCCGGGGCGGTATCGCGACACACAACGGCGGAGGGGACCTGCTGCTGGTGGGCGTCCGGTTCGCGTTCGCGGCGGAACACGCGGACCTTCTCTTCGGAAGCCTGCCCTCCGTCGTCCATGTGCGCCAGGCCTCCGATCAGGCCCTCGTCCTGAGGTGGGCGCTCGAGCGGCTGACCACGGAACTGCGCGAGCCCCAGCCCGGAGGATTCCTCGTCGCGGAACACCTCGCCCACATCATGCTGGTGCAGGTGCTCCGGCTGTACCTGACCTCCCGTGAGCCCCAGGACACCACCCGCGTCGGCTGGTTCTTCGCGCTCTCGGATCGACACCTGAGCGCGGTGGTCGGAGCCCTGCACGCCGAGCCCGCGCGCCCGTGGACCGTCGAGGAGCTCGCGCGCATCGCGGGCATGTCGCGCTCGACCTTCGCCATGAAGTTCAAGCAGGGGGTGGGCCTGTCGCCGATGGACTACCTCACGCGGTGGCGGATGCGGCTCGCGGGAGACAGGCTGCGCCACTCCGGGGAGAACGTTTCCTCCATCGCCATGTCGCTCGGCTACGAGTCCGAGAGCGCCTTCAGCACCGCGTTCAAGCGCGTCATGTCGTGCTCCCCGGGGCAGTACCGGCGCGGGCGGAACCTCACCGCGCCCTAG